A single region of the Polyodon spathula isolate WHYD16114869_AA chromosome 5, ASM1765450v1, whole genome shotgun sequence genome encodes:
- the LOC121315945 gene encoding thrombomodulin-like, protein MFKEWVTVIAAAIQLLLLQVTGQSPKSGLCIGSDCYTIHQDSKTFQNANDVCSKQQGHLMTVRSTVANDAMSILIPNEHGDFWIGLKLPKGQCTNYNTVLRGYEWVTGDESTNFSNWKGNDSTCTEQCVSVSSDLNWKERPCQDKVAGFLCEYNFNKTCDALPPGTDSSILYSTPLGFQGSDLLSLPPGSTATCSPSDFKVYCSTKADGRVEWEMGPWDCQTNNGGCEHQCQMNNNQPQCRCPPGHELKDNKMTCTEIDACRIATCEHLCVPHKDSYICMCKDGYELDLDGKRCRDIDDCKMGHNLCDQDRVCENTPGSFECKCKSGFAEENGKCVDVNECNLKPCEHNCINVPGSYRCSCLEGYIQDSGDHRKCKRQCYASECIAECDPNMSWQCDCPNGFVLDSRENLFLCVDINECETGTYCDQLCNNSFGSFTCYCREGYSLGNKGDSCVSEDTEEGSGTTSITPVISVFTTPTSNSTTKGESILTPGALLGIIICIVVMILILVFLVHHVLKQRVKWVASSDFKSRGAEREVCLQQVTTETYSKTSSFERNLKTET, encoded by the coding sequence ATGTTCAAGGAATGGGTTACGGTTATTGCTGCTGCGATTCAGCTGTTGTTATTACAAGTAACAGGACAGTCACCGAAAAGCGGCTTGTGTATTGGGAGTGATTGCTATACCATACACCAGGACTCCAAGACGTTTCAGAATGCGAATGATGTGTGCAGCAAACAGCAAGGACATTTAATGACAGTGCGATCAACAGTGGCCAACGATGCAATGTCTATCCTGATTCCGAACGAACACGGAGATTTCTGGATAGGCTTGAAACTTCCTAAAGGACAATGCACCAACTATAACACAGTACTAAGAGGGTACGAGTGGGTAACAGGAGATGAAAGCACTAATTTTTCAAATTGGAAAGGCAATGATTCAACATGCACTGAGCAGTGTGTTTCCGTTTCCAGTGATCTAAACTGGAAAGAAAGACCGTGTCAGGATAAGGTGGCAGGATTTTTGTGTGAATACAATTTCAATAAAACATGTGACGCTCTACCCCCAGGTACGGACAGCTCAATTCTATACAGCACACCACTAGGCTTTCAGGGGTCTGACCTTCTATCACTTCCACCGGGAAGTACCGCAACCTGTTCACCCTCTGATTTCAAAGTGTACTGTTCCACTAAAGCTGATGGCAGAGTTGAATGGGAGATGGGTCCTTGGGATTGCCAAACTAATAATGGTGGCTGTGAACATCAATGCCAAATGAACAACAATCAGCCCCAGTGTAGATGTCCACCAGGCCATGAACTAAAAGATAATAAGATGACCTGCACTGAAATAGATGCATGCCGCATTGCAACTTGTGAGCATCTGTGTGTCCCTCATAAAGACAGTTACATTTGTATGTGTAAAGACGGATATGAACTGGATCTGGATGGCAAGCGATGCAGAGACATTGATGACTGTAAAATGGGACACAatctttgtgaccaggacagggtGTGCGAGAACACACCTGGAAGTTTCGAATGCAAGTGCAAATCTGGGTTTGCCGAGGAAAATGGGAAATGTGTAGATGTCAATGAATGTAACTTAAAACCCTGTGAGCATAACTGCATAAATGTACCGGGGAGCTACCGGTGTTCCTGCCTTGAGGGGTACATTCAAGACAGTGGAGACCATCGCAAATGTAAAAGGCAGTGTTATGCTTCTGAATGCATTGCAGAATGTGATCCAAATATGAGCTGGCAATGTGACTGTCCAAATGGATTTGTATTGGACAGCAGggaaaatttatttttatgtgttgaCATAAACGAATGTGAGACAGGGAcctactgtgatcagctgtgcaaTAACTCATTTGGAAGTTTTACGTGTTATTGCCGCGAAGGATACTCTCTTGGCAATAAAGGGGACTCCTGTGTTTCTGAAGATACTGAAGAAGGTTCCGGCACCACAAGCATTACTCCAGTCATCAGTGTTTTTACTACCCCCACTTCAAACAGTACTACAAAGGGAGAAAGTATTTTGACACCCGGAGCTCTTCTTGGAATCATCATTTGTATCGTGGTGATGATTTTGATTCTCGTTTTCCTTGTGCACCACGTTCTTAAACAGCGTGTAAA